Proteins from one Erysipelothrix larvae genomic window:
- a CDS encoding DUF3737 family protein — METINQQVFTGERALFKARNISISQSVFEAGESPLKESKDIKLNHDIFRWKYPLWYAQNIEASNLTLTESARSGIWYTHTISIKDSIIAAPKTFRRSSQITLDNVQIPHGLETLWHCKDIVLNNVNAVGDYFAMNSENMTVHNFSINGNYSFDGAKNVHIKDAQIISKDAFWNCEDVIVEDSTIIGEYLGWNSKNITFKNCFIESEQGLCYMDNVKLIDCVITHTDLAFEYSRVDATIKSTVDSVKNPLSGIIRSYGIDTLITDDETLNPNDTEYITQGETI, encoded by the coding sequence ATGGAAACAATCAATCAACAGGTATTTACAGGGGAACGGGCTTTATTCAAAGCACGCAATATCAGCATTTCACAATCAGTATTTGAAGCGGGGGAATCGCCACTAAAAGAAAGTAAAGATATCAAACTTAATCATGATATCTTCAGATGGAAATACCCGCTTTGGTATGCACAAAACATTGAAGCATCCAATCTAACACTCACTGAATCAGCACGCTCTGGGATATGGTATACCCATACCATATCAATCAAGGATAGTATCATCGCAGCACCTAAAACATTCAGACGATCATCACAGATTACCCTTGACAATGTGCAGATTCCTCACGGATTAGAAACACTGTGGCACTGCAAAGATATTGTACTAAACAATGTTAATGCAGTCGGTGATTACTTCGCAATGAACAGCGAAAACATGACGGTACATAACTTCTCAATAAATGGGAACTATAGCTTTGATGGTGCAAAGAATGTCCATATTAAAGACGCCCAGATCATCTCAAAAGATGCATTTTGGAACTGTGAAGATGTGATTGTTGAAGACTCAACCATCATTGGAGAGTACTTAGGTTGGAATTCAAAGAACATAACCTTCAAAAACTGCTTTATCGAAAGTGAACAAGGCTTGTGTTATATGGATAACGTTAAACTCATTGATTGTGTCATAACCCATACTGATTTAGCCTTTGAATACTCACGCGTCGATGCAACGATAAAGAGCACAGTTGACAGTGTTAAAAACCCTCTTTCTGGAATCATCCGATCTTATGGAATTGATACACTCATTACAGATGATGAAACACTGAATCCAAACGATACTGAATACATAACACAAGGAGAAACTATATGA
- a CDS encoding MFS transporter, producing MKKSSTTILMFAVMSFILAMNASVFNGIIDQVADSLNISVANTGLLNTMFAYGGAFGVPVSLILFHKIDRVKLLKVMLLTTILLTLGLVLTQDFTQLLIIRFMSGVSANTYNVLAISVVVSLSDKNRQGRTMALLIAGNATALVIGVPATRALSSILGWREIFTIMAGIMTLCLVYFITYLKSQNQTQEGIKLKNELILMKDRETLTVLISTLVIFVGMGALNTFLTPYLIDVVPNIEASMSLILVLIGVACFTGNYIGGQVSDKLGYKKSMLMGVSIQCINVIALSLIQNLGWLNLVGVLLWLGTSWFIGLQINTGIAQATQNKSSFILALNASMVQLGSALGASLSVGIITNHGITYIINIVLITIFATLMLIIVGRSKLMTRTKPEIISDLQA from the coding sequence ATGAAGAAAAGCTCAACTACAATACTCATGTTCGCAGTCATGAGTTTTATACTCGCAATGAATGCTTCCGTATTTAATGGAATCATTGACCAAGTTGCTGATTCATTAAATATATCGGTTGCGAATACAGGACTACTCAATACAATGTTTGCATACGGCGGTGCATTTGGAGTGCCTGTATCCCTCATTCTGTTTCACAAAATAGATCGTGTCAAACTACTGAAGGTAATGTTACTCACTACAATCTTACTCACACTTGGACTTGTATTAACTCAAGACTTTACTCAACTTTTAATCATCCGATTTATGTCAGGGGTGAGTGCCAACACATACAACGTCCTTGCAATATCAGTAGTCGTCTCACTTTCAGATAAAAACCGCCAAGGACGAACCATGGCTTTACTAATTGCAGGGAATGCTACTGCACTTGTAATTGGTGTCCCCGCAACCCGTGCGTTATCTTCAATATTAGGATGGCGTGAAATATTCACAATTATGGCAGGAATTATGACGCTGTGTCTTGTATATTTCATCACGTATCTAAAAAGTCAAAATCAAACGCAAGAAGGCATTAAACTTAAAAACGAACTTATCTTAATGAAGGATCGGGAGACACTGACGGTACTTATTTCAACACTTGTTATCTTTGTGGGAATGGGAGCATTGAATACCTTCTTAACGCCTTATCTCATCGATGTTGTACCCAACATTGAAGCATCCATGAGCCTCATTCTCGTTTTGATTGGTGTTGCATGTTTTACGGGTAATTATATTGGGGGTCAAGTATCTGATAAACTCGGCTACAAAAAATCAATGCTAATGGGTGTTTCAATCCAATGCATCAATGTAATTGCGCTCTCATTAATCCAAAACCTAGGATGGCTTAATTTAGTAGGTGTCCTTTTATGGCTCGGTACATCATGGTTTATTGGATTACAAATCAATACCGGAATTGCACAAGCAACGCAAAACAAGTCAAGTTTTATTCTTGCACTTAATGCGTCAATGGTTCAACTTGGTTCAGCATTGGGTGCAAGTTTATCGGTCGGTATTATTACAAACCATGGTATTACCTATATCATTAACATAGTTCTTATCACAATCTTCGCAACGCTGATGCTCATTATCGTTGGACGGAGTAAGTTAATGACGCGCACAAAACCTGAAATCATTTCAGATTTACAAGCATAA
- a CDS encoding dicarboxylate/amino acid:cation symporter has product MNLSWIALAVALAIFWILYQFEKKHVNFGLRTIFAMLFGLILGFAFQGHTEYVSIFGTIFTRLISAIVVPLLLFSIIHSISKLNNLERLKSLGLRSLFWLLLNTFLASTLTLIIAGSLKVGSGFNLTLPTDATAKEVPTIIETLVSFFPSNIVEHAASNQVIPIIIFAIMVGIALVHINTKNETQGKILIDFAEAMNALIGQIVKSIIKLTPYAVVAFIANVVTRDSAKDLTTFVSIILIAYGISMIQTYLVHGTLVLLFGKMNPIKFFKGIFEAQVVAFTSQSSIGTVPVTVERLIHKLDVKEDVASFVSGLGANTGMPGCTGMWPMLLAIFSINALNIPFTPIQYVLLIVYSIIVSFGTAGVPGTATISATAVLTAAGLPIEIIVVLAPISALVDMARTATNVTGAATAAVIVDAQMSH; this is encoded by the coding sequence ATGAATTTATCATGGATTGCTTTAGCCGTTGCGCTGGCTATATTTTGGATATTATATCAATTTGAAAAGAAACACGTTAACTTTGGATTAAGAACGATCTTTGCGATGCTATTTGGTTTAATCCTTGGATTTGCATTCCAAGGACATACTGAATATGTTTCAATATTTGGAACCATCTTTACACGCCTTATCAGTGCCATTGTTGTACCACTACTACTATTTAGTATTATTCACAGTATTTCAAAGCTTAATAACCTTGAACGCTTAAAATCATTGGGACTGAGAAGTTTATTTTGGTTACTCCTTAATACATTTCTTGCAAGTACCTTAACCTTAATCATTGCAGGATCTTTAAAGGTTGGATCAGGATTTAATCTGACATTACCAACCGATGCAACTGCAAAAGAAGTACCAACCATCATTGAAACCTTGGTATCCTTCTTCCCATCCAATATCGTTGAACATGCTGCAAGTAATCAAGTGATTCCTATCATCATCTTCGCAATCATGGTTGGAATAGCTTTGGTTCATATCAATACAAAAAACGAAACACAAGGGAAGATACTGATTGATTTTGCGGAAGCAATGAATGCCTTAATCGGACAAATTGTGAAATCAATTATCAAACTCACACCGTATGCGGTTGTGGCATTTATTGCGAATGTTGTGACTAGGGATAGTGCTAAAGATCTCACAACCTTTGTTTCCATTATATTGATTGCATATGGTATCAGTATGATTCAAACCTATCTTGTTCATGGAACACTGGTTTTGCTATTTGGAAAAATGAACCCTATCAAATTCTTCAAAGGAATCTTTGAAGCACAAGTGGTTGCTTTTACATCCCAAAGCAGTATTGGTACAGTACCCGTAACTGTTGAACGCTTGATTCATAAACTCGATGTTAAGGAAGATGTCGCATCTTTTGTATCCGGATTGGGTGCGAATACTGGAATGCCAGGATGTACAGGTATGTGGCCAATGCTCCTAGCAATCTTTAGTATCAACGCGCTTAACATCCCATTTACACCAATACAATATGTACTGCTAATTGTATACTCAATTATCGTATCCTTCGGTACAGCAGGTGTCCCAGGAACTGCTACCATTTCCGCAACAGCAGTCCTTACAGCTGCAGGATTACCCATTGAAATCATCGTCGTTCTTGCACCAATATCAGCCCTCGTTGATATGGCACGCACAGCAACTAATGTTACAGGTGCTGCGACAGCAGCCGTTATTGTAGATGCTCAAATGAGCCACTAA
- a CDS encoding SEC-C domain-containing protein, which translates to MKTMENCTMYLKAAVNLYGLLTYQQFVDVYNHYEKTSVTISDFKGFILENLAFFDESNILYHDLLGVPWFFNEIDESMIDDFLSDRSTIKPYLPEKQEFLKYTSSSYHQESDAYQNLKHIVKICCLQSEIDNPDIIDDIVDDAFADIQVGAKMTPFFDWIFACLEGVVEEQSMNVTFAAIQVIDHVRSFHIFGNTLVEIGGSFMDYLKEYQTAQQLGPRYQYIETSKPARKSEIKIIEYATAASNLYGVISIQDFVELYNHYEKKPITVEYANSVFESTGPLAFYAHEKNIQSYLFDPKDDESYEEVKTIVTNQFGMSRYVPSKKEFLKYVSAEYLEPTLPYQSFKKFLMEHKLLNKKNEFYYDLCIEEIHEAVLVGWSFSDIIDYLRERIVPIDSDEVELELYHLLINIMNNTRLFSSNGHTPNERGKMTFNLDINEIQNDQFVNASRNKPCPCGSGKKYKNCHGKLN; encoded by the coding sequence ATGAAAACAATGGAAAATTGCACGATGTATCTTAAGGCTGCGGTGAATCTGTATGGTCTTTTGACTTACCAACAATTTGTGGATGTTTATAATCATTATGAAAAAACATCGGTTACAATTTCTGATTTTAAAGGGTTTATACTAGAGAATCTGGCGTTTTTTGATGAGTCTAATATTCTATATCATGATTTGCTGGGTGTCCCTTGGTTTTTTAACGAGATTGATGAATCAATGATTGATGATTTTTTATCTGACCGTTCTACAATCAAGCCCTATTTGCCAGAGAAACAGGAATTCTTAAAGTATACGAGTTCTTCGTATCACCAAGAAAGCGACGCGTATCAAAATTTGAAGCATATTGTCAAGATATGTTGTTTACAATCAGAAATTGATAACCCTGATATCATTGATGATATTGTTGATGACGCATTTGCGGACATACAAGTTGGTGCCAAAATGACCCCCTTCTTTGATTGGATTTTTGCCTGTCTTGAAGGAGTCGTTGAAGAACAGAGCATGAATGTTACTTTTGCAGCAATTCAGGTCATTGATCATGTACGGTCTTTTCACATCTTTGGTAATACCTTAGTTGAAATTGGAGGTTCTTTTATGGATTACCTAAAAGAATATCAAACCGCCCAGCAATTAGGGCCGCGTTACCAATACATTGAGACATCGAAACCTGCACGTAAATCTGAAATTAAAATCATTGAATATGCTACAGCGGCTTCTAATTTATATGGTGTGATTAGCATTCAAGACTTTGTTGAGTTGTATAACCATTATGAGAAAAAGCCCATTACTGTTGAGTATGCAAATTCGGTGTTTGAATCGACTGGTCCCCTAGCTTTTTACGCTCACGAAAAAAACATCCAGAGTTATTTATTTGATCCAAAGGATGATGAGAGTTATGAGGAGGTTAAAACAATCGTAACAAATCAGTTTGGTATGTCGCGATATGTTCCTTCAAAAAAAGAATTCTTGAAGTATGTGTCAGCGGAGTATTTAGAACCCACGCTTCCATATCAATCGTTCAAGAAATTTCTAATGGAACATAAGCTTTTGAATAAAAAGAATGAATTTTATTATGATTTATGCATTGAAGAAATTCATGAGGCTGTCTTAGTTGGCTGGTCTTTTAGCGATATTATTGACTATCTTCGTGAAAGAATTGTCCCCATTGATTCTGATGAAGTTGAATTGGAACTTTATCATCTTCTGATTAATATAATGAATAACACCCGTCTATTTTCATCCAATGGACATACACCAAATGAACGTGGAAAAATGACGTTTAATTTAGATATTAATGAAATACAAAACGACCAGTTTGTCAATGCTTCGCGTAATAAACCCTGTCCATGTGGTAGCGGTAAAAAGTATAAGAACTGTCATGGTAAGTTGAACTAG
- a CDS encoding nitroreductase family protein — translation MTLFEAMSTRHTVRKYMDKPLTQEHIDAINTRTEHHNKTYNLSMKLLTNDTRAFGTVTKFLMAKTVKNTIILSGKDASNLDEKLGYSGADIILYAQSLGLNTWWIGETFNKKSTPTLVNGDTVIGVIALGYGVNQGVPHKSKPTEAISHYEGQPPAWFNQGIEAALLAPTARNKQAFFITGKENKVSITCDNGVYTGADLGIVKYHFELGAGTTNFEWTDK, via the coding sequence ATGACACTATTTGAAGCAATGAGCACTCGCCACACTGTACGTAAGTACATGGATAAACCACTGACACAAGAACACATTGATGCCATCAATACCCGTACTGAGCATCATAACAAAACGTATAACCTCTCAATGAAACTCTTGACCAATGATACCCGTGCCTTTGGAACCGTGACAAAGTTTCTGATGGCTAAGACGGTAAAAAACACCATTATTTTATCAGGGAAAGACGCATCCAATCTCGATGAAAAACTTGGATACAGTGGTGCAGATATTATCCTCTATGCGCAATCATTAGGGTTGAATACATGGTGGATTGGCGAAACCTTCAACAAGAAGTCAACACCAACCCTAGTAAATGGTGATACGGTTATTGGTGTTATTGCTTTAGGTTATGGCGTGAATCAAGGGGTTCCTCATAAATCAAAACCAACCGAAGCAATCAGTCACTATGAAGGACAACCACCAGCTTGGTTTAATCAAGGCATTGAAGCTGCATTGCTTGCACCAACTGCCCGAAACAAACAAGCATTCTTCATCACAGGAAAAGAAAACAAGGTATCCATAACCTGTGACAATGGGGTATATACCGGAGCAGATTTAGGGATTGTGAAATATCACTTTGAACTGGGTGCAGGTACAACGAATTTTGAGTGGACTGATAAGTAG
- a CDS encoding DUF5680 domain-containing protein produces MIFSEKLTLIRRNKGYTQERLADALSVSRQAVAKWESGQSYPDITNLIQLSELFHVSVDYLVKDETCQIHPKTEEIAHEGLIEFLVEAKKHTYAGKGPKCESIRSGSHDYEYKKHPFTYIDTFYGGESFCGEEVVWNHDTPIYAMNYSGRVIGPNFSGDFLKAALLHCTQDMPYRGPHYYEENGFIYQCNVTGDMMWFQGYEDICFKGQKIYECYFHGSKIV; encoded by the coding sequence ATGATATTTTCAGAAAAACTCACCCTCATTCGTCGAAATAAAGGATATACTCAAGAACGTCTTGCTGATGCATTAAGTGTTTCACGACAAGCAGTTGCGAAATGGGAAAGCGGACAATCCTACCCAGATATCACCAATTTAATCCAACTTAGTGAACTATTCCATGTGAGTGTAGACTATCTTGTAAAAGATGAAACATGTCAGATACACCCGAAAACTGAAGAAATAGCACACGAAGGACTCATTGAATTTCTAGTTGAAGCAAAGAAACACACATATGCAGGGAAAGGTCCAAAATGTGAAAGCATACGATCTGGATCACATGACTATGAGTACAAGAAGCATCCGTTCACTTATATTGATACCTTTTATGGTGGCGAATCATTCTGTGGTGAAGAAGTGGTATGGAACCACGACACCCCAATCTATGCCATGAATTACAGTGGTCGTGTTATCGGTCCTAATTTTAGTGGTGACTTTCTTAAGGCAGCACTCCTTCATTGTACACAAGACATGCCGTATCGCGGCCCTCATTATTATGAAGAAAACGGGTTTATCTATCAATGCAACGTGACTGGCGATATGATGTGGTTTCAAGGATATGAAGACATTTGTTTCAAAGGTCAAAAGATCTATGAATGTTACTTCCATGGTTCAAAAATTGTTTAA
- a CDS encoding UPF0158 family protein gives MAIKLSELIDAIEEINHDTTIYFDKKENHFIFIYYDQISRDEIDDFEALRSHDEARFISLPDVREINDYRIMKQFCYEQPEPFRDQLLSAIRQKGAFRKFRAQTDRLRLTHLWYAYRDETYKNIAIEWAQKNNIEIE, from the coding sequence GTGGCAATCAAACTTTCAGAACTAATTGATGCAATTGAAGAAATTAATCATGATACGACCATATATTTTGATAAAAAAGAGAATCACTTCATTTTCATTTATTATGATCAAATCAGTCGGGATGAAATTGATGATTTCGAAGCACTACGATCCCATGATGAAGCACGGTTTATCTCACTACCAGATGTCAGAGAAATCAATGATTATCGAATCATGAAACAGTTTTGCTATGAACAACCCGAGCCATTTCGTGATCAATTATTGAGTGCAATTCGCCAAAAAGGTGCCTTCAGGAAGTTTCGAGCACAAACAGATCGTCTCAGACTCACACATCTATGGTATGCATATCGCGATGAGACCTATAAGAATATTGCGATTGAGTGGGCACAAAAAAACAACATCGAAATCGAGTAA
- a CDS encoding SWIM zinc finger family protein → MELIMSDAMQITNLILSSNHDVMKQCMHYTIKARCELIHKGGGVRMEWKKFFSNRILSGGYEYYEDGMVMDFAVQGNIITATVCGSRDYDVVIDTYDPQNYEVYCDCPYATNHDLCKHMAAVLYHYDDHHNAQGGHQNSTQHDHTLNIKKTLDHATHDELSAFLEEIFKTNEGLYNQFKRFVRAEVSSEDVLRYKKDIKRIFTTYSRNHGFIDYNNAFSFITDLRNFLHEQVEVLIQQGHTMEAFELSTYLYIMLANQDFDDSNGGFGDIESICTSMWLEIHNQSSLEDKRILFQWFMEYSHGKMIDYAEESIETFLLDNFHEHEFIQPKLNYVQKQLDSLEGNNSWLEYYNNGKYRLRHIQLMSANNESPEVMRQYCLEYINVPTIRIYYVQECMKDEAYEEAIRVLKEGKIVDQDRNGQLKQYSELLRHIYKHLKLEAEYEAELYQCLIDYTPGDLKLYKELKSLCTPEEWDIKREIIFESLGKSDALDDFYKEDKLYDRLLARVQDSNINKLLIYEDVLKPLYPKECLEMFERELMILSVHATNRRYYQELVGLLRRMLTYPNGPHRVNMIVGDWQVRYKNRPAMMDELSKL, encoded by the coding sequence ATGGAATTAATCATGAGTGATGCGATGCAGATCACAAACCTAATACTTTCAAGCAATCATGATGTTATGAAACAATGCATGCATTATACAATTAAGGCACGATGTGAACTGATACACAAAGGAGGCGGTGTAAGGATGGAATGGAAGAAGTTTTTTAGTAATCGGATCCTCAGTGGAGGGTATGAGTATTACGAAGATGGCATGGTTATGGATTTTGCTGTTCAAGGAAACATCATCACTGCTACAGTTTGTGGGTCCCGTGATTATGATGTTGTGATTGACACATACGATCCACAAAACTATGAAGTATATTGTGACTGTCCCTATGCTACGAATCACGATCTCTGCAAACATATGGCGGCTGTTTTATATCACTATGATGACCATCATAATGCACAAGGTGGTCATCAAAATTCAACACAACACGATCATACACTTAATATCAAGAAAACGCTCGATCATGCAACACACGACGAACTCAGTGCTTTCTTAGAAGAAATTTTTAAAACAAACGAAGGTTTGTATAATCAATTTAAACGCTTTGTTAGGGCTGAAGTGTCTTCTGAGGATGTTTTACGCTACAAAAAAGACATCAAACGAATATTCACAACCTATTCAAGGAATCACGGCTTCATTGATTATAACAATGCATTTTCATTCATCACGGATTTAAGAAACTTCTTGCATGAACAAGTGGAAGTGCTAATCCAACAAGGGCACACCATGGAAGCTTTTGAACTGTCAACCTATCTGTATATCATGCTTGCAAATCAAGACTTTGATGATTCTAATGGTGGTTTTGGTGATATTGAATCAATATGTACATCAATGTGGCTGGAAATTCATAATCAAAGCAGCCTTGAAGACAAACGCATACTGTTTCAATGGTTTATGGAATACAGTCATGGTAAAATGATTGATTATGCAGAAGAATCAATTGAAACCTTCCTCTTAGACAACTTCCATGAACATGAGTTCATTCAACCAAAGCTCAATTACGTACAAAAACAATTAGATTCACTTGAAGGCAATAATTCATGGTTAGAATATTACAATAACGGAAAATACCGATTGCGACATATACAACTCATGAGTGCGAATAATGAATCACCCGAAGTGATGAGACAATACTGCCTTGAGTACATAAACGTTCCAACCATTCGAATCTATTATGTCCAAGAATGTATGAAGGATGAAGCCTATGAAGAAGCAATCCGAGTGCTAAAAGAAGGAAAAATAGTGGACCAAGATCGAAACGGACAGCTCAAACAATACAGTGAACTCCTTCGTCACATCTACAAACACTTAAAACTAGAGGCTGAATATGAAGCAGAACTGTATCAGTGCCTTATAGATTACACGCCTGGAGATTTAAAACTATACAAAGAACTCAAGTCATTATGTACACCTGAAGAATGGGACATAAAACGTGAGATTATCTTTGAATCACTGGGTAAGAGTGATGCTTTGGATGACTTTTATAAAGAAGACAAACTGTATGATCGCCTGCTTGCACGCGTTCAAGATTCAAACATCAATAAACTCCTGATATATGAAGATGTTTTAAAACCCTTATATCCAAAGGAGTGCTTAGAAATGTTTGAAAGAGAGCTGATGATTCTGTCGGTACACGCTACGAATCGACGCTACTATCAAGAACTTGTGGGGCTACTAAGAAGAATGCTAACATATCCAAATGGTCCACATCGAGTCAACATGATTGTAGGGGACTGGCAAGTTCGCTATAAAAACAGACCCGCCATGATGGATGAACTCAGTAAACTCTAA